One region of Termitidicoccus mucosus genomic DNA includes:
- a CDS encoding BatD family protein, whose protein sequence is MTPFTVRNSSARRPLPGLVAAFVLVLAFAPAVYAQTVRWDPSSGSLAQGQTSQIRLVFENCKPNGNPPVPDVPGLAMQAAGTLQQSTNINGVETRSIIYNYAVRPNTPAPATIPAFAVETDKGRITVAPAQFQVGQATVGESRTLESVASSHIESPKEVWAGSVFPLTYTINASHRLLHSLGGNPQWTPDPLVIEQWREPQVGEGILNGENRRVVVYSTRALARQPGALTLNPVTQLINLNTGQTSFGFFSRPNLEQYEIKSDAPAINVKPLPAGAPASFAGAVGQFLLDSKIVPQSVKVGEPITWTLTLTGTGNWPDIPNFAPRDVSKAFHAITSQPKRTIKEGTLFEGELTQDIVLVPTETGTYRLGPIDWTYFDPAAGAYKTIHIPLITLDVAAAAAPNASAQSASGAPSAAASGAPSDTSSAGGSLPAPPPAPAAIPRDPLPGSADVSVPVTSHTLVIRALAVLAIVPLVWILMALKRAFRTDPVRPRREARRRLAQTLQALDATADREHTARLLQAWQRDTAILWQLPQTVPAAENLRALAKGKFQKTPANDATTGSAGMAGMSLRSEPARDFADKNVRAPVRASGAATPEVWADLWAESDRVLYAARAPYSPAWTARAAGALAAARLPRFNPLSLLRPRNLFPFLSSFLFIFIFLSTAPTAPAAPETAQKSVLEAYNAGDFAAAEKHWRDRLAVAPTDWIAHHNLALALAQQNKWAESAAHATAAFVQNPSEPSVRWHLPVMMERAGYAPPVLVNFARPDLMHSLAARRSASGWQDVLLVSVALAAAALILLLARAYALRKKLVLIPALALLLLLASALGVAISITSLYAWAPVSDTRTVIVWQSSTLRSIPTDADTTQKTTPLPAGSVALVDKTFLGWSRLVFENGQTGWTRREVFVSLWK, encoded by the coding sequence ATGACACCATTCACCGTCCGAAACTCCTCCGCCCGCCGCCCGCTTCCGGGCCTCGTCGCCGCGTTCGTCCTCGTCCTCGCATTCGCGCCCGCCGTTTACGCCCAGACGGTGCGCTGGGATCCCTCCAGCGGCAGCCTCGCCCAAGGCCAGACCAGCCAGATCCGGCTTGTTTTCGAAAACTGCAAACCGAACGGAAACCCGCCCGTGCCCGACGTGCCCGGCCTCGCCATGCAGGCAGCCGGCACTCTGCAGCAATCCACCAACATCAACGGCGTCGAAACCCGCTCCATCATCTACAACTACGCCGTCCGCCCCAACACCCCCGCGCCCGCCACCATTCCCGCCTTCGCCGTCGAGACCGACAAGGGCCGCATCACGGTCGCGCCCGCGCAGTTCCAAGTCGGCCAGGCCACGGTCGGCGAGTCGCGCACCCTCGAATCGGTCGCCAGCTCCCACATCGAGTCTCCCAAGGAAGTCTGGGCCGGCAGCGTGTTTCCCCTCACTTACACCATCAACGCCAGCCACCGCCTGCTGCATTCGCTCGGCGGCAACCCGCAATGGACGCCCGACCCGCTCGTCATCGAGCAATGGCGCGAACCGCAGGTCGGCGAGGGCATCCTCAACGGCGAGAACCGCCGCGTCGTCGTGTATTCCACCCGCGCCCTCGCCCGCCAGCCCGGCGCCCTCACGCTCAATCCCGTCACCCAGCTCATCAACCTCAACACCGGCCAGACCTCCTTTGGCTTCTTCTCCCGCCCCAACCTCGAGCAATACGAAATCAAAAGCGACGCCCCGGCCATCAACGTCAAGCCGCTCCCCGCCGGCGCGCCCGCCTCCTTCGCCGGCGCCGTCGGCCAGTTCCTCCTTGATTCCAAGATCGTCCCGCAATCCGTGAAAGTCGGTGAACCCATCACCTGGACGCTCACGCTCACCGGCACGGGCAACTGGCCCGACATTCCCAACTTCGCCCCGCGCGATGTTTCGAAAGCCTTCCATGCCATCACCTCGCAGCCCAAGCGCACCATCAAGGAAGGCACGCTTTTCGAGGGCGAACTCACGCAGGACATCGTGCTCGTCCCCACCGAGACCGGCACCTACCGGCTCGGGCCGATTGACTGGACCTACTTCGATCCCGCCGCCGGCGCATACAAAACCATCCACATTCCCCTCATCACCCTCGATGTCGCCGCTGCCGCCGCGCCCAACGCCTCCGCCCAGTCCGCGTCCGGCGCGCCGTCGGCCGCCGCGTCCGGAGCCCCATCCGACACGTCTTCCGCCGGCGGCAGCCTCCCCGCGCCGCCGCCCGCGCCCGCGGCCATCCCGCGCGATCCGCTTCCCGGCAGCGCGGACGTGTCCGTCCCGGTGACCAGTCACACCCTCGTCATCCGCGCCCTTGCCGTGCTCGCCATCGTGCCGCTCGTCTGGATTCTGATGGCGCTGAAACGCGCCTTCCGCACCGACCCCGTCCGTCCGCGCCGCGAGGCCCGCCGCCGCCTCGCGCAGACGCTCCAGGCGCTCGACGCCACCGCCGACCGCGAGCACACCGCGCGCCTCCTCCAAGCCTGGCAGCGCGACACCGCCATCCTCTGGCAGCTCCCGCAAACCGTGCCCGCCGCGGAAAACCTCCGTGCGCTCGCCAAGGGAAAATTCCAAAAAACTCCCGCCAACGACGCCACCACTGGGAGCGCGGGCATGGCAGGCATGTCGCTTCGCTCGGAACCTGCCCGCGATTTCGCGGACAAGAATGTCCGCGCTCCTGTCCGCGCCAGCGGCGCCGCCACCCCCGAAGTCTGGGCCGATCTCTGGGCCGAAAGCGACCGCGTGCTCTACGCCGCGCGCGCGCCGTATTCGCCGGCTTGGACCGCGCGCGCCGCCGGGGCCCTTGCCGCCGCGCGCCTCCCTCGTTTCAATCCCCTCAGCCTCCTGCGCCCGCGCAACCTTTTCCCATTTCTTTCCTCTTTCCTCTTTATCTTTATCTTTCTCTCCACCGCGCCAACCGCGCCCGCCGCCCCGGAAACCGCGCAAAAGTCCGTCCTCGAAGCCTACAACGCCGGCGATTTCGCCGCCGCCGAGAAACACTGGCGCGACCGTCTCGCCGTCGCGCCGACCGACTGGATCGCGCATCACAACCTCGCCCTCGCCCTCGCGCAGCAAAACAAGTGGGCCGAATCCGCCGCGCACGCCACGGCCGCCTTTGTGCAAAATCCCTCCGAGCCCTCTGTGCGCTGGCACCTGCCCGTGATGATGGAGCGCGCCGGCTATGCCCCGCCGGTGCTGGTCAACTTCGCGCGCCCCGACCTCATGCACTCCCTCGCCGCGCGCCGGTCCGCCTCCGGCTGGCAGGACGTGCTGCTTGTCTCGGTCGCGCTCGCCGCCGCCGCGCTCATTCTTCTTCTCGCGCGCGCCTACGCGCTTCGAAAAAAGCTCGTCCTCATCCCCGCCCTCGCGCTGCTGCTCCTGCTCGCCTCGGCCCTCGGCGTCGCGATTTCGATCACCAGCCTCTACGCATGGGCGCCCGTCTCCGACACGCGCACGGTGATCGTCTGGCAGTCCTCGACCCTCCGCTCGATTCCCACCGACGCCGACACCACGCAAAAAACCACGCCGCTCCCCGCCGGCAGCGTGGCCCTCGTGGACAAGACCTTCCTCGGCTGGTCGCGCCTCGTTTTCGAAAACGGCCAGACCGGCTGGACCAGGCGTGAAGTCTTCGTATCGTTGTGGAAGTGA
- a CDS encoding DUF748 domain-containing protein, with amino-acid sequence MPAPTTGNTLLSTPDKPARRRWPRWARVLRACVLAVALLVLAGFFAAPPLARNILEKQLTKALSSPGQARTVRIDRVRINPLAFSCAIEGLTVTAADHEPFVRWRSLFASLDLRTLVTREWRFRKISLDGFNGRITVREDGRLDFADLYASAPPRQPSGKSTPLHINELVVTGAHIDYADASLPQPFATQLGPMSFTVRDFQTGGHERAPGEFAAATESGETFSWQGTLALSPLASRGEIRIGNLSIKKYTPFYGHRVRFDVLDGKMDIALRYEIAVGTGRLSVRARRGALTLRDLKLAERGQAVPAVAIGTLALSGITIDSQSAQSTRQALHVEHIALDNSTVALRHDAGGLSLARLFTPADAGEVTSGQSPMPVAAASTTQPSAVSTAPASLPPEIVVGELIARNTTIDIEDTTLALPLRTQAVITTLGAKNFSLEKLDEPLALELAAQLPGGGLLRAGGRLALSPLKGRLSAEISGAPLVLARSHAGQYLDARIDGGLVNANAVLDIDPAAGFTVTGDAAISDFAATDAAGSPVQSWQNLALRGVALATHPALKIAVREIALDGAATQMTVLPDGKLNLSGLLKPAAGSADSPVRETQAESPRSLPAPAVASGTASTPSPASAPGALFAIEKIALSNSRVDFSDRSIAPAVNASLDHVGGTISGLSSEGTVRADVDLHARIDGTASISLTGQVNPFGDNLYSDLRLAIDNAALSPLDPYVGKYAGRALAAGTLDAAVGAKISQRRLNSSNVITLNQFALGAPTGSPDATSLPVGLAVSLLRDRSGKIVLDIPVEGSLDDPDFRYGRAVWRAVGNLLVKAATAPFSLLASLIGGSSAAEGDAAATAGEKDYSSIGFDPGATTPSGESLGKLSLIAQALRERPALQLSVTGGYDAGRDRAALRHALLLKQLDQESRAEFAQTRDGQPSAEAVKLAPADEARLVERLYRRHFQIPEQTAADMPSAEPAPRPAAGIAPSRIADNQESSFVIIGGKMRPGSRNLAARRPVPAAMTPPAAISAGPVGQTSVDPAEGAPAGALPSQEEMRARLSETIQVNEDQLRQLASARAGAVKNYLVGAGVEANRIMLADAPSSGASAGLELMPVSNPL; translated from the coding sequence ATGCCTGCTCCGACGACCGGCAACACCCTGCTCTCCACCCCGGACAAACCGGCGCGCCGCCGCTGGCCGCGCTGGGCGCGCGTCCTCCGCGCGTGCGTGCTCGCGGTCGCGCTGCTCGTGCTCGCGGGCTTTTTCGCCGCGCCCCCGCTCGCCAGAAACATCCTCGAAAAACAACTCACCAAGGCGCTCTCCTCGCCCGGGCAGGCGCGCACCGTGCGCATTGACCGCGTGCGCATCAACCCGCTCGCCTTCTCCTGCGCCATCGAGGGACTGACCGTGACCGCCGCGGACCACGAGCCGTTCGTGCGCTGGCGAAGCCTCTTCGCGAGCCTCGACCTGCGCACCCTCGTCACCCGCGAATGGCGCTTCCGCAAAATCTCCCTCGACGGCTTCAACGGGCGCATCACGGTGCGCGAGGACGGCCGGCTCGATTTCGCCGACCTCTACGCGTCCGCGCCGCCGCGGCAGCCGTCCGGAAAATCCACCCCGCTCCACATCAACGAACTCGTCGTCACCGGCGCGCACATCGACTATGCCGACGCATCGCTGCCACAGCCCTTTGCCACGCAACTCGGCCCCATGAGTTTCACCGTGCGCGATTTTCAGACCGGCGGCCACGAACGCGCGCCCGGCGAGTTCGCCGCCGCCACCGAGTCCGGCGAGACCTTTTCATGGCAGGGCACGCTCGCCCTTTCCCCGCTCGCTTCCCGCGGCGAAATCCGCATCGGCAACCTCTCCATCAAAAAATACACGCCTTTCTACGGCCACCGCGTCCGCTTCGATGTGCTCGACGGCAAAATGGACATCGCGCTCCGCTACGAAATCGCCGTCGGCACCGGACGCCTCTCCGTGCGCGCCCGCAGGGGCGCCCTCACGCTCCGCGACCTCAAGCTCGCCGAGCGCGGCCAGGCCGTCCCCGCCGTCGCCATCGGAACCCTCGCGCTCTCCGGCATCACCATCGACAGCCAGTCCGCGCAGAGCACCCGCCAGGCGCTGCACGTCGAACACATCGCGCTCGACAACAGCACCGTCGCCCTGCGGCACGACGCGGGCGGCCTCAGCCTCGCGCGGCTCTTCACCCCGGCCGACGCCGGCGAAGTGACAAGTGGCCAGTCCCCAATGCCAGTTGCCGCCGCATCCACAACCCAGCCTTCAGCCGTTTCCACTGCCCCCGCGTCCCTCCCGCCCGAAATCGTCGTCGGCGAATTGATCGCGCGCAACACCACCATCGACATCGAGGACACCACCCTCGCGCTTCCGCTCCGCACCCAGGCCGTCATCACCACCCTCGGCGCGAAAAATTTCTCCCTCGAAAAACTCGACGAACCGCTCGCGCTCGAACTCGCCGCGCAGCTCCCCGGCGGCGGCCTCCTTCGGGCCGGCGGCCGCCTCGCCCTTTCCCCGCTCAAGGGCCGGCTTTCCGCCGAGATCTCCGGCGCGCCGCTTGTGCTCGCGCGTTCCCACGCCGGGCAATACCTCGATGCGCGCATCGACGGCGGGCTCGTCAACGCCAATGCCGTCCTGGACATCGACCCCGCCGCCGGCTTCACCGTGACAGGCGATGCCGCCATATCCGACTTCGCCGCGACCGACGCCGCCGGCAGCCCCGTCCAGTCATGGCAAAACCTCGCCCTGCGCGGCGTCGCCCTTGCGACCCATCCGGCCCTGAAGATCGCCGTTCGCGAAATCGCGCTCGACGGCGCCGCCACGCAGATGACCGTGCTGCCCGACGGCAAACTCAACCTCTCCGGCCTCCTCAAGCCCGCCGCCGGGAGTGCGGACAGTCCTGTCCGCGAAACGCAGGCTGAAAGTCCGCGCTCCCTTCCCGCCCCCGCCGTCGCCAGCGGCACCGCATCGACCCCGTCTCCCGCCTCCGCGCCCGGCGCGCTTTTTGCCATCGAAAAAATCGCCCTCAGCAACAGCCGTGTCGATTTTTCCGACCGCTCCATCGCCCCCGCCGTGAACGCATCGCTCGACCATGTCGGCGGCACGATCTCCGGCCTCTCGTCGGAAGGCACCGTGCGCGCGGACGTCGATCTGCATGCCCGCATCGACGGCACCGCGTCCATTTCGCTCACCGGGCAGGTCAACCCGTTCGGCGACAATCTTTATTCGGACCTGCGCCTCGCCATCGACAACGCCGCGCTTTCCCCGCTCGACCCCTACGTCGGCAAATACGCCGGACGCGCGCTTGCCGCCGGCACGCTCGACGCCGCCGTGGGCGCCAAAATATCACAACGCCGCCTGAACAGCTCGAACGTCATCACGCTCAACCAGTTTGCCCTCGGCGCGCCCACCGGCAGCCCCGATGCCACCAGTCTGCCCGTCGGGCTCGCCGTCTCGCTCCTGCGCGACCGCAGCGGCAAAATCGTCCTCGACATCCCCGTGGAGGGCAGCCTCGACGACCCCGATTTCCGCTATGGCCGCGCCGTGTGGCGCGCCGTCGGCAACCTGCTCGTCAAGGCCGCGACCGCGCCCTTTTCGCTGCTTGCCTCGCTCATCGGCGGCTCCTCGGCGGCCGAGGGCGACGCCGCCGCGACCGCCGGGGAAAAGGATTACTCGTCCATCGGGTTTGACCCCGGCGCGACGACGCCGTCGGGCGAAAGCCTGGGCAAACTTTCGCTCATTGCCCAGGCGCTCCGCGAGCGCCCCGCGCTGCAACTCTCTGTCACCGGCGGCTACGACGCCGGCCGCGACCGCGCCGCGCTGCGCCACGCGCTTCTCCTGAAACAGCTCGACCAGGAATCCCGGGCCGAATTCGCCCAGACCCGCGACGGACAGCCCTCCGCCGAGGCGGTCAAACTCGCGCCCGCCGACGAGGCGCGCCTGGTCGAGCGCCTTTACCGGCGCCATTTCCAGATCCCGGAGCAGACCGCCGCGGACATGCCGTCCGCCGAACCCGCGCCGCGTCCCGCCGCCGGGATCGCGCCATCCCGCATCGCGGACAATCAAGAAAGCTCCTTTGTCATCATTGGCGGAAAAATGCGGCCGGGCAGCCGCAACCTGGCCGCAAGACGCCCGGTGCCGGCAGCCATGACACCGCCAGCCGCCATTTCGGCCGGGCCGGTCGGGCAGACCTCCGTCGATCCCGCGGAGGGCGCGCCCGCCGGGGCGCTCCCCTCGCAGGAGGAAATGCGCGCGCGGCTTTCGGAAACGATACAAGTCAACGAAGACCAGTTGCGCCAGCTCGCCTCGGCGCGCGCCGGCGCGGTGAAGAATTATCTGGTGGGCGCGGGCGTCGAGGCAAACCGCATCATGCTGGCCGACGCGCCGTCCAGCGGCGCTTCGGCCGGCTTGGAACTGATGCCAGTTTCGAATCCTTTATAG
- a CDS encoding TonB-dependent siderophore receptor — MNIAVMLPAKAQDTPEAGRLQPSSEEVIQLSEFQVVSSADEGYKAANAVSATRVAVAIKDIPMNLTAFTRDFIEDRHAYDLYDIIKYAPGVNQDNVSPTGWARYNMRGFTSASVQRNGFGSFRFIDVSNIERVEIIKGPSSLLYGQINPGGVINYITKRPQDEAAVGLSASVGTDNYGRVMLDATGPVPGTNGKLLYRAVGMGEEIQRFVDVASGYKTLFAPSFTWKITPGIALTVEYERFHRHDKNTPSGVVVLFANGNGTTPYPGLPEDFSFAGDGDYFDFTSDAFTADLTARLLDHFTLRAIYGWNQYDQEWRASGQGGTGLIAQDIVDYFYGAGVVSNADAMYRRNRKEIQRGSESVGQIELAGNFEVSGVRLRPLVGYKKTFYGKYHGWQWTNPTGITSPYYIRPWNMRDPSTWDRSVPFGTDVLAPTTDNTTRSDNSSFYGVLVASLFDERLQLLGGVSRYDVHNEPNYNHLADEQTSDAADRHHTVWQGGVLYKITNEFSVFASYSESFVANSTLLQVKNVPTAPAEPSIGEGWEAGVKLDLLEGRISGTLSWYYLTVSPTGVITITDGVDPDTGNTFFTDIQGGEQRSRGVEADILFTITPGLQLYTAYGYTDAVYTEHPSNPDLDGTRLVATPKHTFRAWGKYTLQNGPARGFYFGGGVNYTGNQSHQAANPVIITGGYTTIDLVAGYPLRIGGRTWRAELSVKNVTDKFYYASASSISHPRHGILTISTKF; from the coding sequence ATGAACATCGCGGTCATGCTGCCTGCAAAAGCGCAGGACACGCCGGAAGCCGGGCGCCTCCAGCCCTCATCCGAGGAAGTCATACAACTCTCGGAATTCCAGGTCGTCTCGTCCGCGGACGAAGGCTATAAGGCCGCCAACGCCGTGTCTGCCACGCGCGTGGCCGTCGCCATCAAGGACATCCCCATGAACCTGACCGCGTTCACCAGGGATTTTATCGAGGATCGGCACGCTTATGATCTTTACGATATTATTAAATATGCGCCCGGCGTGAACCAGGACAACGTCTCCCCGACCGGTTGGGCGCGTTATAATATGCGCGGTTTCACCTCCGCCTCCGTCCAGCGCAACGGGTTTGGCAGCTTCCGCTTTATCGATGTCTCCAATATCGAGCGCGTTGAGATCATCAAGGGACCGTCGTCCCTCCTCTATGGCCAGATAAACCCCGGCGGCGTGATCAACTATATCACCAAGCGTCCGCAGGATGAGGCGGCGGTCGGGCTCTCCGCCAGCGTGGGCACCGATAATTATGGCCGCGTGATGCTGGATGCCACCGGCCCCGTGCCCGGCACGAACGGGAAATTGCTTTACCGGGCGGTGGGCATGGGCGAGGAGATCCAGCGATTCGTCGATGTGGCCAGCGGCTACAAGACCCTGTTTGCCCCGTCCTTCACCTGGAAAATCACCCCCGGCATCGCATTGACCGTCGAGTATGAACGCTTCCACCGGCACGACAAAAACACGCCCAGCGGCGTGGTGGTCCTATTTGCCAATGGCAACGGCACGACGCCCTATCCCGGGCTCCCGGAGGATTTCAGCTTCGCGGGCGACGGTGACTATTTCGATTTCACCAGCGACGCGTTCACGGCGGATTTGACCGCCAGGCTTCTCGATCATTTTACCCTCCGGGCGATTTACGGCTGGAACCAGTATGACCAGGAATGGAGAGCCTCGGGCCAGGGAGGGACAGGGCTGATCGCGCAAGACATCGTGGATTATTTCTATGGCGCCGGAGTGGTCTCCAACGCCGATGCCATGTATCGGCGCAACCGGAAAGAAATACAGAGAGGGTCCGAATCAGTCGGACAAATCGAGCTGGCGGGCAACTTCGAGGTATCCGGGGTCAGATTGCGTCCGCTGGTCGGATATAAAAAGACATTTTACGGAAAATATCACGGGTGGCAATGGACCAACCCGACCGGCATCACCAGTCCCTATTATATCAGGCCTTGGAATATGAGGGATCCGTCCACTTGGGACCGGAGCGTGCCCTTCGGCACCGACGTGCTTGCCCCGACCACTGACAACACCACCCGGAGCGACAACTCCTCCTTTTACGGCGTGCTTGTCGCCTCGCTGTTCGACGAGCGCCTGCAACTGCTCGGCGGCGTGAGCCGCTATGATGTGCACAACGAGCCGAATTATAATCACCTCGCCGACGAGCAGACATCCGATGCGGCCGACCGCCATCATACCGTCTGGCAGGGCGGCGTGTTGTATAAAATCACCAACGAGTTCTCCGTATTCGCGTCTTACAGCGAATCATTCGTGGCTAATTCCACCCTGTTGCAGGTGAAAAACGTCCCCACCGCGCCCGCCGAACCTTCCATTGGCGAAGGCTGGGAAGCCGGGGTGAAGCTCGACTTGCTTGAAGGCCGCATTTCCGGCACTTTGTCCTGGTATTATCTCACGGTTTCCCCGACCGGCGTCATTACCATCACCGACGGAGTGGACCCGGATACGGGCAACACATTCTTCACCGACATCCAGGGCGGCGAGCAGCGCAGCCGGGGCGTGGAGGCGGATATCCTGTTCACCATCACTCCGGGCCTGCAATTATATACCGCCTATGGCTACACCGACGCTGTTTATACCGAGCACCCCTCCAACCCCGATCTGGACGGAACCCGGCTCGTCGCCACGCCGAAGCACACCTTCCGCGCCTGGGGGAAATATACCCTGCAAAACGGCCCCGCCAGGGGATTTTATTTCGGTGGCGGTGTGAACTACACCGGGAACCAGAGTCATCAGGCCGCCAATCCCGTGATCATCACCGGCGGCTACACCACTATCGATTTGGTGGCTGGCTATCCCCTCAGAATTGGCGGACGCACCTGGCGCGCGGAGCTTTCGGTGAAGAATGTCACGGACAAGTTCTACTATGCTTCGGCCTCGAGCATCAGCCATCCGCGGCACGGCATTCTCACCATCAGCACGAAATTCTAA
- a CDS encoding alpha/beta hydrolase, producing the protein MPALSLAPALSLLATFGRISPARPLHTLIRTTGYRLRPPRPLPHLPRIRAAQDAVLGSGAAGPHQMATLLCERRNGSIPTIVLGGFVPDATEQVFLLRGALLRRGGVYYLNYPRNGFSADLLFAQLDDLVEELARLHATPPVVLSVSFGAGLVFEWLRRARLAGRRPALRGLVFVSPMGCVGDLLFPGESKPATLLGRTLKPYLDSPGVEADARQVEKSRTVFSRMFEAGAQNKAALATLMTAGELRRLHAAVMETIARVDARGASERIRALVTFPSLIASFSPALLPLSDVPALVLFAENEDAVLDRRSPTRFALGSACAAYFPKGACRTVSNPGGAPVQHASLIFHFFNFLPHISRFYREVKTHRLLQAA; encoded by the coding sequence ATGCCCGCGCTGAGTCTCGCACCCGCCCTCTCGCTGCTCGCCACTTTCGGACGCATCTCGCCTGCGCGTCCGCTGCACACCCTTATCCGCACCACCGGCTACCGGCTGCGTCCGCCCCGCCCCCTGCCGCATCTGCCCCGCATCCGCGCGGCGCAGGACGCCGTGCTCGGCTCCGGGGCCGCCGGTCCCCACCAGATGGCCACGCTCCTGTGCGAGCGTCGCAACGGTTCCATCCCCACCATCGTCCTCGGCGGTTTCGTGCCCGACGCCACCGAGCAGGTTTTCCTCCTGCGCGGCGCCCTCCTGCGGCGCGGCGGTGTCTATTATCTCAACTATCCGCGCAACGGTTTTTCCGCCGATCTCCTCTTCGCCCAGCTCGACGACCTCGTCGAGGAACTCGCGCGCCTCCACGCCACCCCGCCCGTCGTGCTCTCCGTAAGCTTTGGCGCGGGCCTCGTCTTCGAATGGCTGCGCCGCGCCCGCCTCGCCGGCCGCCGGCCCGCGCTTCGCGGCCTCGTCTTCGTGAGTCCCATGGGTTGCGTCGGGGATCTGCTTTTCCCCGGGGAATCCAAACCCGCCACCCTCCTGGGGCGCACGCTCAAGCCCTACCTTGATTCTCCCGGCGTCGAGGCCGACGCCCGCCAGGTCGAAAAGTCGCGCACCGTTTTCTCCCGCATGTTCGAGGCCGGCGCGCAGAACAAGGCCGCTCTCGCCACCCTCATGACCGCCGGCGAACTCCGCCGTCTCCACGCCGCCGTCATGGAGACCATCGCCCGCGTGGACGCGCGCGGAGCTTCCGAGCGCATCCGCGCCCTCGTCACCTTCCCCTCGCTCATCGCATCCTTCTCACCCGCGCTGCTTCCCCTCTCCGATGTCCCCGCGCTCGTCCTCTTCGCCGAGAATGAAGACGCCGTCCTCGACCGCCGCTCGCCCACCCGTTTTGCGCTGGGCTCCGCCTGCGCCGCCTACTTTCCCAAGGGCGCCTGCCGCACTGTCTCCAATCCCGGCGGGGCTCCCGTGCAGCATGCCTCGCTCATCTTTCATTTCTTCAACTTCCTGCCCCACATCAGCCGCTTTTACCGCGAGGTAAAAACGCACAGGCTTTTGCAGGCCGCATGA
- a CDS encoding GH3 auxin-responsive promoter family protein, protein MNSIAASLSALASPGQQSRVPGFARGVLAAGTHFLGARTARRLRDGRAAIRDQNRTLAHLCARLARTAYGRAHGLDSQTSYTRFRDSVPLQTYEGFLPFIERMKTGETDVLWPGRCSFYAVSSGTTAGRTKYLPVTDGMLAHFRKAGLDSLLYYTARVGHTGVFRGRHLFLGGSTTLARLEECKRFPACAGDLSGITAVNLPGWVERFLYEPGRSIAQMADWPAKIQAIAERTWNRDITLLAGIPSWVLILAEAVKARASTGKARPADLRDVWPNLECLVHGGVPISPFRDELRAQLGRDVNFHEVYPASEGFIATQDAEAALGLRLMTDAGLFFEFLPMEDYDDAGLARLGPRAMPLEAVRAGVDYALVLSTPAGLTRYVIGDVVRFLSTDIPRLIYVGRTALQLSAFGEHVIEKELTDALLAVCRRHGLTIANFHVAPLFVDADAGRRRGAHEWWLELKSCDGAEPPSCPLIAAGLDAELQRLNDDYEAKRKGGGLDSPAVRLVKPGVFEHWLRGNGKWGGQSKMPRCRSDRLIADELTKLA, encoded by the coding sequence ATGAACTCGATCGCCGCATCGCTCTCCGCGCTGGCATCTCCCGGACAACAGTCCCGTGTGCCGGGATTCGCGCGGGGCGTGCTTGCCGCGGGCACGCATTTCCTCGGCGCCCGCACGGCCCGCAGGCTGCGTGACGGGCGCGCCGCCATCAGGGACCAGAACCGCACCCTTGCCCACCTCTGCGCACGGCTTGCCCGCACCGCCTACGGACGGGCGCACGGCCTCGATTCCCAGACCTCTTACACCCGGTTTCGTGACAGTGTGCCCTTGCAGACCTACGAAGGTTTCCTCCCTTTCATCGAGCGGATGAAAACCGGCGAAACCGATGTCCTCTGGCCCGGCCGGTGCAGTTTCTACGCCGTCTCCTCCGGCACCACCGCCGGCCGCACCAAATACCTGCCCGTCACCGACGGCATGCTGGCGCACTTCCGCAAGGCCGGCCTCGACTCCCTCCTTTACTACACCGCGCGCGTCGGCCACACCGGCGTTTTCCGCGGACGGCATCTCTTCCTCGGCGGCTCCACCACGCTCGCCCGCCTCGAAGAGTGCAAGCGGTTCCCCGCCTGCGCCGGCGACCTCAGCGGCATCACTGCGGTCAACCTCCCCGGCTGGGTCGAACGTTTCCTCTACGAGCCCGGGCGGTCCATCGCCCAGATGGCCGACTGGCCCGCCAAGATCCAGGCCATCGCCGAACGCACCTGGAACCGGGACATCACCCTGCTCGCCGGCATTCCGAGCTGGGTGCTCATCCTTGCCGAGGCCGTGAAAGCCCGCGCCTCCACGGGCAAGGCCCGCCCTGCCGACCTCCGGGACGTGTGGCCCAACCTCGAATGCCTCGTCCACGGCGGCGTGCCCATTTCCCCCTTCCGCGACGAATTGCGCGCCCAACTCGGACGCGACGTCAACTTTCACGAGGTCTATCCCGCCTCCGAAGGTTTTATCGCCACGCAGGACGCCGAGGCCGCCCTCGGCCTGCGGCTCATGACCGATGCCGGGCTCTTTTTCGAATTTCTTCCCATGGAAGACTACGACGACGCCGGTCTCGCCCGGCTCGGCCCGCGCGCCATGCCGCTCGAAGCGGTGCGTGCCGGCGTCGATTACGCCCTCGTGCTCAGCACTCCCGCCGGGCTCACCCGCTACGTGATCGGCGATGTCGTGCGCTTCCTCTCCACCGACATCCCCCGCCTCATCTACGTCGGTCGCACCGCCCTCCAGTTGAGCGCCTTCGGCGAGCACGTCATCGAGAAAGAACTCACCGACGCCCTGCTCGCCGTCTGCCGGCGCCACGGCTTGACGATCGCCAACTTCCATGTCGCCCCCCTTTTTGTGGATGCGGACGCCGGCCGGAGGCGCGGCGCGCATGAGTGGTGGCTCGAACTCAAGTCCTGCGACGGAGCGGAGCCTCCCTCCTGTCCCCTCATTGCCGCCGGGCTCGACGCCGAACTCCAACGCCTCAATGACGACTACGAAGCCAAGCGCAAAGGCGGCGGACTCGATTCCCCCGCCGTGCGCCTCGTCAAGCCCGGCGTCTTCGAGCACTGGCTGCGCGGCAACGGCAAATGGGGGGGCCAGAGCAAGATGCCCCGTTGTCGCAGTGACCGGCTGATCGCGGACGAGCTCACCAAGCTCGCCTGA